The Ignavibacteriales bacterium sequence TGAACACTTACATTTGCTATATTCTCATCGTCACGAAAAACTCTTATCTCCGCCTTTCCGAAATAATCCGGATTCGGTGAACTTATTGCTTCTTGTAAATTTTTGGCTATCATAGTTGCATCGTCGGGATATACGAATCTCCTGACAAATTCCTCGGCGCTCATAATATTACCGCCTTGTTTTTCAGTAGAGGTTCCATGTATGAGTCTATAATACTGATCATTAAAAGTAAATTGCTCCGAATCAACATCATATTCCCAATAACCAAGTTTTGCGATTTCTGCCGCAGATGATAAATCGGTTTCCATCTTTTTTTTCTCGGTTATATCGGTTGCAACGCCAATTAGTCCCAAAGGTTTGCCGTTATCATCATTAATAACTGTGGTAGAAAGATTAATTAAAAATTCACTCCCATTCTTTCGTTTATTCCACAATTCACCCTGCCATCCTCCTAATATTGTGCTTGGTAAAATTTTATTAACCAATTCATGTGGATTTTTTGATGAACGTACCATTTTCATATTTTTCCCAACCAATTCATTTTCATCGTAGCCATAAGTTTTCAAAAATGATTCGTTGATAAATATTATTTTATCTTCCATATCAGTTATACTGACACATTCTTTTATGCTTCTTAATGAGTGCGCAAGCATTGTAATTTCTTCTTCGGCACGTTTTTGTTCTGTAATATCAATTACCTGAGTAATAAAAAATTGAGGTTGATTATTAGAATTCCGGACTAATGATATTGAAACGTGAGCCCAAATTATCTCTTTATCTTTCCTTATATATCGTTTTTCAAATGATGCAATATCAATTTTACCATCCATCATTTTCTTTAATTGAGATACGCCAATGGATAAATCATCGGGATGAGTGATATCGGAGAAAGTAAAATTCAATATTTCATTTTCTTTATAACCTATCATTTCTTTAAAAGCTTTATTAATTTTTAGAAATTTCTGATCGGTACCAACTATACAAACACCTGTTGCGGCGTAATCGAATGAATGCCGGAATCGTTCTTCGCTATCACGCAATTTTTCTTCTGCTTGTTTGTGCTCGGTAATATCATGTCCAATTGTTGAAACACCGGTAATTTCACCATCTCTGTTTTTAATTGGTGATATCGTAAGAGAAACCTGAATAAGCCGGCCATCTTTTGTTATTCGTTCTGATTCAAAGTTATCTACCGATAATCCGTATTTTATTTTTTCAAGAATCTCCGGTATTTCATCCTTATGTGCTACCGGGAGTAACAACGAGATTGGAAGCCCAATAACTTCACTTTCGTTATAGCCATAAACTTTCTCCGCGCCTTTATTCCAATTTGTAATTATGCCGTCCAAAGTTTTGCTAATGATAATTTCATCGGAAGATTCTACAATGGCGCTAAGCTGAATCATTTTTTCTTCAGCCTTTTTACGCTCGGTGATGTCCTCAGCCATTCCTAATATTTCATGCGAAGCACCATCTTCATCGTGAAGTATTGTTACAGAAAGATTAATCCAGACAAGATTTCCATTTTTATGAACAAATCTTTTTTCCATGCTGTACTTGGATATTTTCCCATCGATCAAATCATTGAATTGATTCATATCTTTATTAATATCATCCAGAAACGTAAAATCTGTAAACTTCATTTTCGACAGTTCAGTACTGCTATAACCGATCATTTTGGATAAAGGTAGATTTGAAATAACCGGGTGACCTTGCTTATCAAGCAGCGCAATTGCAATTGGGGCCTGGTCAAAAATGGCTCTGAAGCGCTTTTCGCTTTCTAGTACTTTATGTTCGGCTTCCTTGCGTTCTGATATATCACGAATGATCATGCTCGTACGTTCAAAACCTTCTTGGTTTTTGAAAATAGCCGATGAAATTTCAGCTGGAAAACGTGTTCCATCTTTCCGAATCATCGTCAATTCACCATGTGCATGCCCATTTAATCTTCTTTCCATTAACAGATTAGGTAATATAGGGTCCATATTATCAACAATGCCGAATTGACCCACTTTTATAAGTTCCTCTTGCGAATAACCAAATATTTTACACGAAACTGGATTGGCTGATAATATTCTTCCATCTGGAATTGTTAACATTATTGCATCCATGCTGTTTTCAAAAAATGATCGGTATCTCTCTTCACTTTCCCTTAATAATCCTTCATCGAGCTTACGACTGGTAATATCTTGAGCAATAGTTGCAACAATATGTTTTCCTTCCTTATCAAAAATATTTGCTGGATTCCATAAGACTGTCTTGAGAACATTCTTTTTTGTCAATATCTCTACTTCAATTAGATCCGGTCTTTCATCATTTATAAGTGTATTTTTAATTAGATCAAGTGTCAAATCAACTTTTTCTTTTGGGAAAAGAATTTCAATCTTTTTATCTCTGACCTCGGTCCAATCGTAACCGCTCAAATTTTCGAAAGCCTTATTTATATGTATTATTACCCCCGAGGAATCCCAAACAATAATAGGTGCATATGCATGATTAAACAG is a genomic window containing:
- a CDS encoding PAS domain S-box protein, translated to MVMIDKKKKIKSPSSPGLPKFKLKSANELNEFAENIINTVREPLLVLDQDLRVVKASRSFYDFFKVNSDVTIGSLIYDLGNRQWDIPKLRELLETILPEKTMFDNYEVEHDFSTIGKRIMLLNARQIERAFGKEKIILLAIEDITDRKLSEESVSETSRVTNEYLDILFNHAYAPIIVWDSSGVIIHINKAFENLSGYDWTEVRDKKIEILFPKEKVDLTLDLIKNTLINDERPDLIEVEILTKKNVLKTVLWNPANIFDKEGKHIVATIAQDITSRKLDEGLLRESEERYRSFFENSMDAIMLTIPDGRILSANPVSCKIFGYSQEELIKVGQFGIVDNMDPILPNLLMERRLNGHAHGELTMIRKDGTRFPAEISSAIFKNQEGFERTSMIIRDISERKEAEHKVLESEKRFRAIFDQAPIAIALLDKQGHPVISNLPLSKMIGYSSTELSKMKFTDFTFLDDINKDMNQFNDLIDGKISKYSMEKRFVHKNGNLVWINLSVTILHDEDGASHEILGMAEDITERKKAEEKMIQLSAIVESSDEIIISKTLDGIITNWNKGAEKVYGYNESEVIGLPISLLLPVAHKDEIPEILEKIKYGLSVDNFESERITKDGRLIQVSLTISPIKNRDGEITGVSTIGHDITEHKQAEEKLRDSEERFRHSFDYAATGVCIVGTDQKFLKINKAFKEMIGYKENEILNFTFSDITHPDDLSIGVSQLKKMMDGKIDIASFEKRYIRKDKEIIWAHVSISLVRNSNNQPQFFITQVIDITEQKRAEEEITMLAHSLRSIKECVSITDMEDKIIFINESFLKTYGYDENELVGKNMKMVRSSKNPHELVNKILPSTILGGWQGELWNKRKNGSEFLINLSTTVINDDNGKPLGLIGVATDITEKKKMETDLSSAAEIAKLGYWEYDVDSEQFTFNDQYYRLIHGTSTEKQGGNIMSAEEFVRRFVYPDDATMIAKNLQEAISSPNPDYFGKAEIRVFRDDENIANVSVQFKILKDSSGRTYKVYGVNQDITDSKRTEKELIEAKEKAEQSDKLKTEFLAQMSHEIRSPMNAVVSFANLLKEDLEGKITPQLLEYLDGIDSAGHRLIRTVELILNASELQVGTFVPNFIDIDLIGEILEKINKEYILLAQEKGLKFNFNTELTEVIIHGDKYSIYQLFVNLMDNAVKYTNKGSISVKVEKNKDAPEEIKVSIEDTGIGMSEIFMEQMYNQFTQEDRGYSRRYEGNGLGLSLVKKYCSLNGITIEVESKKGIGSKFTLFLTSKK